GCTGAAGCTCGAGGCACGCCCCAGCAAAGGAGTTGCATCTGATACCAACAAGTCGACAATTTAAACACTCTTCTTTCATTTAatacaatcaataaaaatcattttatagaTGAAGAATATGGTACATATATAGTTGGTATAAATTTGAGGCAAACAACACAAGTCCTAATATAAGGTTTACTGGATTAATTCctttcagtgttttttttctgcgaGTTTTCATTAATTGGCTGTCAATGGGACCCATTGAATGGgttaacaaaattttattgtacttttatatgaaataaaatgatatggTGAtgtttagaaaataatttaatgactATTTATCAATTGCATTCcctttattattacatttcattaatGTGTATGCTGAGTAGAAAGTTCGCTTAAAGAAATGTACCTTAAAACTTATAAAGATTACTTTACTTATGTATAGATAGATTCACTTATACTGCCTAAGATTTGCACAATACCCCAGTACCGCTTTGTCTAGTCCTGTCTGCTGGGGCTAGAGTatacaaatgcataaaaaCATGCAGCCAGTTATGAACATGGCACACACAAAGGTTAAAAAAGTTCAAGAGCCGTCGAGCTGGGCACATGCAAGTGACATTTGCTCGTGACATGAAGGTAGACggcaacgtcgacgacgacgacgacgatgccaCTTCAAGAGTGCCTCGTTGGGCGCCTCTTGAGAAAGAGCCTCCAGCCTCCAGCTCATCCCTTTTGGGGAGGGTCTCTCTCGTCTCGTCTAATGCCGTTCTCTGCAAAGTGCAATAAAGCGGTAACTTTCACATGAGCTTGTGAACTGCGTCTTCTGCTTTCACCGCTCGTCCTCCCTGTTGCGCCTTCTTATGGCAGTTCAATAGATGCCACAACTCGCGCAGTCAAAGGGTCAATGGAACCGTGCGGCTGCCCAACTTTCCCCGCGGGGAGAGCCGACAGCGGGGAATGTTGCATTTGATTAAGTCATGGGCGCTATTTTTAAACGCTAGCGAGGCATTTGTCGCAGCTAGACAAcgtgcaacatgttgcacaTTCGAGAGAGGAAGTCGCCCCTACAGCTAGAGCGACGCGACATGCCCTCAGTCTGCCCTTCCCTCGcttctccactctccactccaTGTCACTGCCTCTCTGCCCACGTTTGCCGCCTCCTACTGTGGCCCAATGTGTCTATGGCTCTGACACAATTTATACGCGACTGTGTCGCCGCCAAGTTGAGACATTCCTCGCGGGGGCACggacagcacagcacagacaAAGTGAGAGAGAAGAGTGGGGTGAggtggctggctggctggctgcatGCCCCCAAAGTTCTGGTCTATGTCAACCTACATGCTCactgatttttattgttattgccaGTTGTCAAAGGAAGTGCGCTCCgtttctctcttgctctctgtgctgtctctccctttctctctggctctcgctctctttggcATTCCATTTTTCGTAAATTATTTCCTGTGCTTTTTTCCTCTTGGCTCCTATGAACTGTCTCCGAGTGCAGTTGCAACAGCGGGCGGTTCCGAAAGAGTTGAATGCACCACACAGCGAAGGCTTTCAGCTCCGCAGGTAGTTGGTTTAGCTATCAAATTATCAGTTGGCACTGTCCAAAAATGTGCCAAAAACAAGTTGAGAGATTATGAAGTCAAAGAACACAAACCAAATTCTTTTACATATTAGATATTGATAAAGAAACAAGAAAGATTTATAGGAAAACTACTTTATTCTTGAGTTAATGAcataaaaatatcgatatcaAAGTGTTTGCTTTATAAAAGCAATAACTCCCAAGGAAGAGTAGTTTAATATACAGAAATGTTCTttatatataatgaaataatatgaTCTAAATATGTTTACATGTTGCACTAGAAATTTTTAgtgaaaacaaagaaatatacGACAAATTGCTGGCCACCGTCTAAGTTAATGACTTGACTTAATTAATATCAAAGTGTTTTATGATCTCACAGAATCTCTGAGAGAAGCACTCTCTGAAGACAGAAATGCCACTATAAACAACATACAATTTCTGAGGAATGAAGAGTTATTTTTTCTCGTTTCATCAgatcattataataataatattgaaataggCTTATGAGCAGTTCCATTAACTTGGCCTGAAgtgtgtctgcgtgtgtgtgtgtgtgcgtgtgtggtcGCTGGCGTCTTATGAGCTGAACTACATAGATTGGAAACTACCTGCACATTTCATAATCATTAAcataaacaacacaacaatccATAACAATTCAAATCAGGGCCAGACATCTTTGGCAGCGtctcgcatcgcatcgcagagcagtcgcagtcgcttcATTAACTCGATTTTGGCCACCACTCGCTGGCGGTTGGGTCAAACCGCAAATAAACTCGATGCAAGAATAACAACGAGAAGAGTAACgcgaagaagaaaaagaacaacaagagcatGAAGAGAACTAAGAACGAAGAGAATAATAACCGTCAGACGGTGGACAGCAGACGGATCTGAAAGAACAAATCTCAGACATGGTCATGGCTCATtttctgtgtttgtttttaaaccttttttttttgtttttggttttgtttttgctgaaAACCAAATCGTGGCCTGGCGACACgagttgttgcttgttttgtgTTACACATAGATCTTCATACAGATATAGATAGaaatgcagatgcagatgcagatacattttcagatacagatactgaTAAACTCGAGCAATAGTTCCAAGGAATTCCCTAAACTCTAAACTCGGTCGCCcatgtttatttatacaatatcCAAATCGTTGCCACAGTTGAtggacaaacaaaaacaagaatcTCAACATGCCTGATGAAAATTCCATCTAGATAAATTTACATGCAAAGTGCATGAGTTTGCTCCACttacaaaattgttgcttttgtgttaGTTGCCTCTGCACTCTGCACGTGTCGTAGATGCTTTTCATATTGATATCAACTCCTTTATTGTACGTACAAAGTTCGACgtgctttttactttttgcgGTCTTGCGAATCGCGTGATTCGCGTGTTTTTTACCCATGTTATGAATAGGTTAATAAACTTGTCAAACGCTAAACACAGCTAATACAATTTGCGAGCGATAAGAAACCCACTGAAAAAAGAGGAGGTTCTTATAAAGGGGTTGCTTTTATACACCATAATAATAACGATAATAATCGGGAGTAGAGAGAGTTAGTAAAAAAGTCAGACTTGCAGATTTATTTAGCAttcaattaagaaattaaatagaattacagaattcaaaattattaacttgaatgaaaaattctatatttagaagaataaatatatatatttttatacgcTACTTTTATTAACTATCTGAAAATTTAGATCAAATCCATCTATCATAATTTCGTATCTGTAATTTTATAAAGTTGACCTCAGGCAATGCGAAAGTCAGAGAGAAGAGCTATCTATAAAGACAGAGTTAAAAGTtgagatatttatttttagactttACCATTTGGCTGTGGACAAAAAAATAGAactttgcattaaattaagaaattttaatgaaaataaattaaaatgggAATTTTTCAGAGAATCTAATAAAGAATTATTGCTTAACACAAATTTTCTGAAATTGCATTACGATTACAATAATTTCCCTTCTTTAATTCTATTTGCAGGTGTCTCCGCCGAAGTCTACTATGTTAGGGAGGGACACATCAACAATTACGCTCTGAATTTCATTGTCCCAGTTCCAGCGAATGTCCAGGACGTGAGCTTCACGTGGCAGTCGTTGGCTGGTCGCTCGCTTCCCTACAGTCTGAATGTGATGTCCTCGGATCAGGAGGTGGTGCCGCGTCCGGCGTTGAATGTGTCGGGAATTGGTGAAATTCCCACACACATTCAGACCTGGTCAGTGGCGCTGCGCTGCAGTGGAGTGCGTGCTGCCGAGGTGGACATCACGATCAGTCTGGAAGTAATACTGAATCGGTCACTGAACAATGTCACACACTTGGTGTTTCGGCGCAAGAAGATCTGTCTGCTCAACGAGAACGGGGATGACCTCAAGCAGACACTGGCCAATGATCAGGACGATCCTCAGTTGCTGGAGACGGTGCTGCCACCGCCCACGGGACTAATCACGCTCGTGGTGGGCGTGACTGTGGCCATGAGTGCTGTCTGCGTCCTCCTGGTGATCGCGTACTGTGTGCGAGGCGCGGCAGCCAAGcggcagcatcatcagcatgGCGGTCAACCCATGCGCACGTCCAGCTTCCAGCGTCTAAATACTCAACCTCCTTGCCAATCCTCACTGGGTTCAGCCGCATATATGACGCCTTCATTGATTGCTCCCGTTCATGCCTCGTCGTTGCCCCGGAAGGTGGCTGTGTCGgtggagcagcaacagcagccagaggAGCTGCATCGTCGCATCTCTGAGCTGACCGTGGAACGCTGTCGCGTGCGCCTCTCGAGCCTGCTGCAGGAGGGAACCTTTGGGCGTGTCTATCGCGGCACCTACAACGATAACCAGGATGTTCTGGTGAAGACAGTGGCTCAGCACGCCAGCCAAATGCAAGTACTGCTTCTGCTGCAGGAGGGCATGCTACTTTATGGCGCCTCGCATCCCGGCATACTCTCCGTCCTGGGCGTGTCCATTGAGGATCACACGACGCCCTTTGTACTCTATCCCGCGCTGAACAACACCCGTAATCTGAAGTTATTCCTCTTGGATCCCGCTTGTGCTCGCACTGTGACCACCATTCAGATAGTCATGATGGCCTCTCAGCTGTCCATGGCGCTGGATCATCTGCACAGCCATGGCGTGGTGCACAAAGACATTGCCACAAGGAACTGCATGTGAGTAGCACATCACAAAATACACAACGAACAGTTCTTTATGTAACGTTTTCTTCCctcttcttttactttttcccCCTGCTTAGCATTGACGATCAGCTGCGCGTGAAACTCTCCGACAGCTCGCTCTCCCGAGATCTCTTTCCAGCGGACTACAACTGCTTGGGCGACAGTGAAAATCGCCCCATCAAGTGGATGTCTCTCGAGGCGCTGCAGCACAAGCAATTTTCCGAGGCCAGCGATTCGTGGGCCTTTGGCGTGCTCATGTGGGAGCTGTGCACTTCCGCCAAGCAGCCCTACGCCGAGGTCGATCCCTTCGAGATGGAGCACTATCTGAAGGACGGTTACCGTCTAGCGCAGCCCTTCAATTGCCCCGACGAGCTGTAAGTACTTGGAACATGGAACATGAAAGCCTATTTCATTATACTCATCTGGCATAtgtttcttctcttctttctccctctctttgtAGATTCACAATCATGGCCTACTGCTGGGCTCTGCTGCCGGGCGAACGTCCAACCTTTGCCCAACTGCAATCCTGCCTCTCAGACTTCTATTCACAGATCACACGTTACGTCTAAAAGAGAAGGGCGAAAGTGAAGTTAGCGATGCGCACTTGCAAAGTGCGTGTCTAGTCCATTGAATTCATCGAATGGCCCTCGAATTCCTCATCAACGTGAAACCGTAGTTAGCTGATGTCCCACTTAGTCTGTAAACGGATTGTTAAACTGCCAAATCATTATATATAGAGTCTCAATTGAGCGAGATTACTCAGTGTATATATAGAGAAATGAAAGCGACGATTATGTTCTAAGATCACCTCAAagactcac
This window of the Drosophila albomicans strain 15112-1751.03 chromosome 2L, ASM965048v2, whole genome shotgun sequence genome carries:
- the LOC117564045 gene encoding tyrosine-protein kinase Dnt, translated to MKMPTAGCQKAKNMFNNSKKVFLALLTLTALLLRDGSGVAAHLNVFLNPEEVMRLLGVSAEVYYVREGHINNYALNFIVPVPANVQDVSFTWQSLAGRSLPYSLNVMSSDQEVVPRPALNVSGIGEIPTHIQTWSVALRCSGVRAAEVDITISLEVILNRSLNNVTHLVFRRKKICLLNENGDDLKQTLANDQDDPQLLETVLPPPTGLITLVVGVTVAMSAVCVLLVIAYCVRGAAAKRQHHQHGGQPMRTSSFQRLNTQPPCQSSLGSAAYMTPSLIAPVHASSLPRKVAVSVEQQQQPEELHRRISELTVERCRVRLSSLLQEGTFGRVYRGTYNDNQDVLVKTVAQHASQMQVLLLLQEGMLLYGASHPGILSVLGVSIEDHTTPFVLYPALNNTRNLKLFLLDPACARTVTTIQIVMMASQLSMALDHLHSHGVVHKDIATRNCIIDDQLRVKLSDSSLSRDLFPADYNCLGDSENRPIKWMSLEALQHKQFSEASDSWAFGVLMWELCTSAKQPYAEVDPFEMEHYLKDGYRLAQPFNCPDELFTIMAYCWALLPGERPTFAQLQSCLSDFYSQITRYV